A genomic stretch from Sphingomonas faeni includes:
- a CDS encoding nucleotidyltransferase domain-containing protein — MRLNPEEVAAIKEAAAETFGETAVVRLFGSRVDDALRGGDIDLHIEVDAVADEWRDRGKFEDRLFRRIDPQKVDVVLTIRGGTPRGFERIAYRDGIVL; from the coding sequence ATGAGGCTGAACCCCGAAGAGGTCGCCGCGATCAAGGAGGCCGCCGCGGAGACGTTCGGCGAAACCGCGGTCGTGCGCCTGTTCGGCAGCCGGGTCGACGACGCCTTGCGCGGCGGCGACATCGACCTCCACATCGAGGTCGACGCGGTTGCGGATGAATGGCGTGATCGGGGCAAATTCGAGGACCGGCTGTTCCGACGGATCGATCCGCAAAAAGTCGACGTCGTACTCACGATCCGTGGCGGTACGCCGCGCGGGTTCGAGCGGATCGCCTATCGTGACGGGATCGTGCTGTGA
- a CDS encoding NAD(P)-dependent oxidoreductase yields the protein MANDSMLKFVGREQSYPDKRTADERADDFCEIAQRYAVEPAEEQAGRCSQCGVPYCAVHCPLHNHIPDWLRLTAEGRLREAYELSNATSTMPEICGRICPQDRLCEGNCVIEFTGHGAVTIGAVEKFITDTAWENGWVEPLVPGKSRGQSVGVIGAGPAGLTTAEYLRGHGYDVHVYDRYDRAGGLLTYGIPGFKLEKPIVMRRVERLKAAGIVFHEGFAVGEDASLDDLRQRHDAILIATGVYKARAMDLPGGSSNGVVAALDFLVASNRKGFGDAVPAFDDGSLDAAGKDVVVIGGGDTAMDCVRTAIRQGAKSVKCLYRRDRANMPGSQREVANAEEEGVEFVWLSGPQSFDGGDTVSSVKVRKMRLGAPDASGRRAPEPDPAGDYSVNADLVIKALGFDAEDLPTLFATPELGVSRWGTVLVDGKTLMTSLDGVFAAGDIVRGASLVVWAIRDGRDVAATMHKWLKTKAANAKVAA from the coding sequence ATGGCGAACGATTCGATGCTTAAATTCGTCGGCAGGGAGCAATCCTACCCCGACAAGCGCACCGCGGATGAGCGGGCCGATGATTTCTGCGAGATTGCGCAACGCTATGCCGTCGAACCTGCGGAAGAGCAGGCCGGACGCTGTTCGCAGTGCGGCGTACCCTATTGCGCCGTCCATTGCCCGCTGCACAACCACATCCCCGATTGGCTCAGGCTGACCGCGGAAGGGCGTCTGCGCGAGGCGTATGAGCTGAGCAACGCTACGTCGACCATGCCCGAGATCTGCGGACGCATCTGCCCGCAGGACCGGCTGTGCGAAGGCAATTGCGTCATCGAATTCACCGGGCATGGCGCGGTCACGATCGGAGCGGTCGAGAAGTTCATTACCGATACCGCCTGGGAGAATGGCTGGGTCGAGCCACTGGTCCCCGGCAAGTCGCGGGGCCAGTCGGTCGGCGTGATCGGCGCTGGGCCGGCAGGTCTGACCACCGCGGAATATCTGCGCGGTCACGGCTACGACGTGCACGTCTACGATCGCTACGACCGGGCGGGCGGATTGCTCACCTATGGCATCCCCGGCTTCAAGCTCGAAAAGCCGATCGTCATGCGCCGCGTCGAGCGCCTCAAGGCAGCCGGCATCGTCTTCCACGAAGGCTTTGCGGTTGGCGAGGATGCGAGCCTCGACGATCTGCGCCAGCGTCACGACGCGATTCTGATCGCGACCGGCGTCTACAAGGCGCGCGCGATGGACCTGCCCGGCGGCAGTTCGAACGGCGTGGTCGCGGCACTCGATTTCCTCGTCGCCTCGAACCGCAAGGGCTTCGGCGACGCCGTCCCCGCGTTCGACGACGGCAGCCTCGATGCCGCGGGCAAGGACGTCGTCGTGATCGGCGGCGGCGACACCGCGATGGACTGTGTCCGTACCGCGATCCGCCAGGGTGCGAAGTCGGTGAAGTGCCTCTACCGCCGCGACCGCGCCAACATGCCCGGCTCGCAGCGCGAAGTCGCCAATGCCGAAGAGGAGGGTGTTGAGTTCGTCTGGCTCTCCGGCCCGCAGAGCTTCGACGGTGGTGACACGGTATCGAGCGTCAAGGTGCGGAAGATGCGTCTCGGCGCGCCCGACGCGAGCGGCCGCCGCGCACCCGAGCCCGATCCCGCCGGTGACTATTCGGTGAACGCCGATCTGGTCATCAAGGCGCTCGGCTTCGACGCCGAGGACCTGCCGACCCTGTTCGCGACGCCCGAACTCGGCGTTAGCCGCTGGGGCACCGTGCTGGTCGACGGCAAGACGCTGATGACCTCGCTCGACGGCGTGTTCGCAGCGGGTGACATCGTCCGCGGCGCGAGCCTCGTCGTCTGGGCGATCCGCGATGGTCGCGACGTCGCCGCGACGATGCACAAATGGCTGAAGACCAAGGCTGCGAACGCGAAGGTGGCGGCATGA
- a CDS encoding undecaprenyl-diphosphate phosphatase: MTELLTVILLGIVEGITEFLPVSSTGHLILATRLLGYDAGRWEVFNVVIQLGAILAIVVLYWRTFWAVGMGLIKREPKSWLFLRNLVVAFIPAAVIGLALHKYIEALLGNAEVVAIALIVGGFAILAVERFAPRSDISGVADIPLKTVIGIGFLQCLAMIPGVSRSGATILGALALGVERRTAAEFSFFLAIPTMLGASALELLKNRDAIASGGGVGLGAIAIGAAVSFIVALLVVKWFVGIVTKHGFVPFAWYRVAAGSAALVWLLTK, encoded by the coding sequence TTGACCGAACTTCTCACCGTCATCCTCCTCGGCATCGTCGAGGGGATCACCGAATTCCTGCCCGTCTCCTCGACCGGTCACCTGATCCTCGCGACGCGGCTGCTCGGTTATGATGCGGGGCGCTGGGAAGTGTTCAACGTCGTCATTCAGCTCGGTGCGATCCTCGCGATCGTCGTTCTCTATTGGCGGACGTTCTGGGCGGTCGGCATGGGGCTGATCAAGCGCGAGCCGAAGTCGTGGCTGTTCCTGCGCAATCTGGTGGTGGCGTTCATTCCGGCGGCTGTCATCGGGCTGGCGCTGCACAAATATATCGAGGCGCTGCTCGGCAATGCGGAAGTCGTCGCGATCGCGCTGATCGTCGGCGGCTTCGCGATCCTCGCGGTCGAGCGGTTCGCGCCTCGCAGCGACATCAGCGGGGTGGCGGACATTCCATTGAAGACCGTGATCGGCATCGGTTTTCTCCAGTGTCTCGCGATGATCCCGGGCGTCAGCCGTTCGGGCGCGACCATCCTCGGTGCGTTGGCGCTGGGCGTCGAACGGCGCACCGCGGCCGAGTTCAGCTTCTTCCTTGCGATCCCGACGATGCTGGGCGCGAGCGCGCTCGAACTGTTGAAGAACCGCGATGCAATCGCGAGCGGCGGCGGGGTCGGGCTGGGCGCGATCGCGATCGGCGCCGCGGTGTCGTTCATCGTCGCGTTGCTGGTGGTGAAGTGGTTCGTCGGGATCGTTACCAAGCACGGCTTCGTCCCGTTCGCCTGGTACCGTGTGGCAGCCGGCTCGGCCGCGCTGGTGTGGCTGTTGACCAAGTAA
- a CDS encoding complex I NDUFA9 subunit family protein, with product MNDKLVTLIGGGGFVGRYVAQALLATGARVRIAQRDPRQAFFLKPLGGLGQTQFVGADVTKPETIAHAVHGSDVVVNLVGVLAGDFQRVQALGAQTVAQAAAKAGVGALVHVSAIGADPESASAYGKSKGQGEAAVLDAFPNATILRPSIVFGQEDQFLNRFAGMIAKAPVVPVLRAGAKFQPVFVGNVADAIVAAASAPETFGGQTLELGGPDIITMGNLIRWIAKTIGRDPSIVELPDFAGAMIAKAGFLPGMPITKDQWTMLQSDNVVTGTDGLAAFGIDATPLSTVAPGWLVRFRKAGRFGRRAETRAEVPVI from the coding sequence ATGAACGACAAACTGGTGACGCTGATCGGGGGTGGCGGTTTCGTCGGCCGCTATGTCGCACAGGCGCTGCTGGCGACGGGCGCGCGCGTCCGCATCGCGCAGCGCGATCCGCGGCAGGCGTTCTTCCTGAAACCGCTCGGCGGGCTTGGCCAGACGCAGTTCGTCGGTGCCGACGTGACCAAGCCCGAGACGATCGCGCATGCGGTCCACGGCTCTGACGTGGTGGTGAACCTCGTTGGCGTGCTCGCGGGTGACTTTCAGCGCGTCCAGGCGCTCGGCGCGCAGACCGTCGCGCAGGCTGCGGCGAAGGCCGGCGTCGGTGCGCTGGTGCACGTCTCGGCGATCGGCGCGGATCCCGAGTCCGCGTCGGCGTACGGCAAGTCGAAGGGACAGGGCGAGGCGGCGGTGCTCGACGCGTTCCCGAACGCGACGATCCTGCGGCCGTCGATCGTGTTCGGCCAGGAAGACCAGTTCTTGAACCGCTTTGCCGGCATGATCGCCAAGGCGCCGGTCGTACCGGTGTTGCGCGCGGGTGCGAAGTTCCAGCCGGTATTCGTCGGCAACGTGGCGGATGCGATCGTCGCGGCGGCGTCCGCGCCCGAGACGTTCGGCGGCCAGACGCTGGAGCTCGGCGGGCCCGACATCATCACGATGGGCAACCTCATCCGCTGGATCGCCAAGACGATCGGTCGTGATCCCTCGATCGTCGAGCTGCCCGACTTTGCCGGCGCGATGATCGCCAAGGCCGGCTTCCTGCCCGGCATGCCGATCACCAAGGACCAGTGGACGATGTTGCAGAGCGACAACGTCGTTACCGGCACCGACGGCCTCGCCGCATTCGGCATCGACGCTACGCCGCTGTCGACGGTCGCGCCGGGCTGGCTGGTGCGCTTTCGCAAGGCCGGACGGTTCGGGCGTCGCGCCGAAACGCGCGCGGAAGTCCCTGTCATCTGA
- a CDS encoding MFS transporter yields MTRLAPAPYVSEQERERGLSLLIVEAAFSGGAAALTTGVILTAFALHLGASNVMIGILASAPFLAQLLQLPAILLVERRRARKRIAIYTSIAGRLMLGVMAATAFFSGTGALLIFLAAQWVLCGLGAIGTCAWNSWLRDLAPENRLGQIFAKRSIWLTTISLALGLAAAFALDLTAEHSPARNLVFASMFATGCITGLLSARVVSAMPEPMMPTPIGDVRLTELLRQPLHDGNFRRLLVFVGSWQFAVNLATPFFTVFIVRQLHFNVSFVLVLSVVSQIANIGALRYWGMLSDRFANKSVLAVCAPAYIVSIVGMIGASQIGDRDLVKLWLIALHLLMGASVAGVTLTATNIALKLSPRGSATAYVAASATVTAVAAGMAPIIGGLLADFFAKRKLEVLVRWSNPERSFGLPLVLTNWDFYFLVAGLIGLFAIHRLSLVQEQGEIERRELMGKMLDDTRRSIRNISSVAGLRSATAIPVSLLRDARVRRRLRRARSVD; encoded by the coding sequence ATGACGAGGCTCGCTCCCGCACCCTACGTCAGCGAGCAGGAGCGCGAGCGTGGACTATCGCTGCTGATTGTCGAAGCCGCGTTTTCCGGTGGGGCTGCGGCGCTCACGACGGGGGTTATCCTCACGGCGTTCGCGCTGCATCTGGGTGCCTCCAATGTCATGATCGGCATTCTCGCGAGCGCGCCGTTCCTCGCGCAGTTGCTGCAACTCCCCGCAATCCTGCTGGTCGAGCGTCGACGTGCCCGTAAGCGGATCGCAATTTATACCAGTATCGCCGGCCGCCTCATGCTGGGCGTCATGGCGGCCACCGCCTTCTTCAGTGGTACCGGTGCCTTGCTGATCTTTCTCGCAGCGCAGTGGGTCCTGTGTGGCTTGGGTGCGATCGGTACCTGCGCCTGGAATTCCTGGCTGCGCGACCTGGCGCCCGAAAACCGGCTCGGACAGATCTTCGCCAAGCGCTCCATCTGGCTGACGACGATCAGTCTCGCTTTGGGGCTCGCTGCGGCATTTGCGCTGGACCTGACCGCCGAGCATTCCCCCGCGCGTAACCTCGTATTTGCGAGCATGTTCGCGACCGGGTGTATCACCGGTCTGCTGAGCGCGCGCGTCGTCAGCGCGATGCCGGAGCCGATGATGCCCACGCCGATCGGCGACGTGCGGCTGACGGAATTGCTCCGGCAACCCTTGCACGACGGCAATTTCCGACGGCTCCTGGTATTCGTCGGCAGCTGGCAATTCGCCGTGAACCTGGCGACGCCGTTCTTCACCGTGTTCATCGTCCGACAGCTTCACTTCAACGTCAGCTTCGTGCTGGTGCTGAGCGTGGTCAGCCAGATCGCGAACATCGGTGCGCTGCGCTATTGGGGGATGCTCAGCGACCGCTTCGCCAACAAGTCGGTGCTGGCGGTCTGTGCGCCGGCGTATATCGTTTCGATCGTCGGCATGATCGGCGCATCGCAGATCGGGGACCGCGATCTGGTCAAGCTATGGCTGATCGCGCTGCATCTGCTGATGGGCGCGTCCGTTGCCGGGGTCACGCTTACCGCCACCAATATCGCGCTCAAATTGTCGCCGAGAGGTAGCGCCACGGCCTATGTCGCGGCAAGCGCGACCGTCACGGCGGTCGCCGCGGGCATGGCCCCCATCATCGGTGGTTTGCTGGCGGACTTTTTCGCCAAGCGGAAACTCGAAGTGCTGGTGCGATGGTCGAACCCGGAACGGAGTTTCGGCCTGCCGCTGGTGCTGACCAACTGGGATTTCTATTTTCTCGTCGCGGGGCTGATCGGTCTTTTCGCAATCCACCGGCTGTCTCTCGTGCAGGAACAGGGCGAGATCGAGCGACGCGAATTGATGGGCAAGATGCTCGACGATACGCGCCGTAGTATTCGAAACATCTCCAGCGTCGCTGGACTGAGAAGCGCCACGGCAATTCCCGTATCCCTGCTACGCGATGCCCGCGTCCGGCGGCGTTTGCGGAGGGCGCGATCCGTCGACTGA
- a CDS encoding lactonase family protein, with the protein MRTKACSRSPIMATAPSRCFASTPRPGFRSINPDILDNAGHGPVRDRQGGAHAHCVRFGPDGRWLFHVDLGTDEILAYQRERATNRLGERRVAYAAPAGSGPRHLVFYPTLPLAILVSELANTLTVLRVEGGTLTAVHEVSTLPDGFTDDSIAGHLSLDRSGARIYVTNRGHDSVAVFDWADGGVPRLLQHVPSGGESPRAFLLLEKERLFVLANEEGNSVTVFAVLDEGTLAPHHQSIAVPAPVFVFVGQPSPE; encoded by the coding sequence ATGCGGACGAAGGCATGCTCGCGGTCGCCAATTATGGCAACGGCACCGTCGCGGTGTTTCGCCTCGACCCCGCGACCGGGATTCCGCTCGATAAATCCGGACATCCTCGACAATGCAGGGCACGGGCCCGTCAGGGACCGTCAGGGGGGCGCGCACGCGCATTGTGTTCGCTTTGGGCCCGATGGCAGATGGCTTTTCCATGTGGATCTCGGGACCGACGAAATACTCGCTTACCAGCGTGAACGGGCAACGAACCGGCTTGGCGAGCGTCGGGTAGCGTATGCGGCGCCGGCCGGGTCCGGTCCGCGCCACCTGGTTTTTTATCCGACGTTGCCGCTCGCGATACTCGTCAGCGAACTCGCCAATACGCTGACGGTGCTGCGCGTCGAGGGCGGGACTTTGACAGCAGTCCACGAGGTCTCGACCCTGCCGGACGGTTTTACCGACGACAGTATCGCCGGCCATCTGTCACTCGATCGTTCCGGCGCGCGCATCTACGTCACCAATCGCGGGCATGACAGCGTTGCGGTTTTCGACTGGGCCGACGGTGGCGTCCCACGTCTTCTCCAGCACGTGCCGAGCGGCGGGGAATCGCCGCGTGCCTTCCTTCTCCTGGAGAAGGAGCGCCTGTTCGTCCTGGCGAACGAGGAGGGAAACAGCGTCACCGTATTTGCCGTGCTCGACGAGGGTACGCTGGCCCCACACCATCAAAGCATCGCAGTACCGGCTCCGGTGTTCGTGTTCGTCGGTCAGCCATCGCCCGAATGA
- a CDS encoding zinc-dependent alcohol dehydrogenase, with the protein MKAALKTADGRFEIAEVERPIIPTGDFVLARVRVAGICGTDLRHWNKAEPELECHIVGHELAGEVVEVGEDVTDLKPGDRVVIETVMGDDVCEYCRIQRYNICEHLYDVRTKYVSRAYGEFVCGPQRKFYKLPGHVSFEEAALIDTFSVCLHAHHRAEVGVNHKIAIIGAGPIGLGQLQLAKMSGADVLIIDRVRSSLDLARDLGADMIVDSAQGDVISRVMDFTGGRGADVSFECAGGLSMPETLPLATKLVRRGGKVVVVGGFDGGEIAIPLEWQRIQMSEIEIVMSASFAYRDIYPEQGMVLDLLAKGKLDAKSLITHRFDLDHINEAFETADGKEETGAVFVAITIS; encoded by the coding sequence ATGAAGGCTGCGCTGAAAACCGCCGACGGCCGCTTCGAGATCGCCGAGGTCGAGCGACCGATCATCCCGACCGGAGATTTCGTACTCGCACGCGTACGGGTCGCGGGCATCTGCGGCACCGACCTGCGCCATTGGAACAAGGCCGAGCCCGAGCTCGAATGCCATATCGTGGGTCACGAACTGGCCGGCGAAGTCGTCGAGGTCGGCGAAGACGTGACCGATCTAAAGCCCGGCGACCGGGTCGTGATCGAAACCGTGATGGGCGACGACGTCTGCGAATACTGCAGAATCCAGCGTTACAATATCTGCGAGCATTTGTACGACGTCCGCACCAAATACGTGTCGCGCGCATATGGCGAGTTCGTCTGCGGCCCGCAGAGAAAGTTCTACAAACTTCCTGGACACGTCAGCTTCGAGGAAGCGGCGCTGATCGATACCTTCTCGGTGTGCCTGCACGCACACCACCGCGCCGAGGTCGGGGTCAATCACAAGATCGCGATCATCGGTGCGGGCCCGATCGGCCTGGGACAGCTGCAACTCGCCAAGATGAGCGGCGCAGACGTACTGATTATCGACCGCGTCCGCAGTTCGCTCGATCTGGCGAGGGACCTCGGCGCCGACATGATCGTCGACAGCGCGCAAGGGGACGTGATCTCGCGCGTCATGGACTTTACTGGCGGACGCGGGGCCGATGTTTCCTTCGAATGCGCCGGCGGCCTGTCGATGCCGGAAACCCTGCCGCTGGCGACCAAGCTCGTCCGGCGGGGCGGCAAAGTGGTCGTGGTCGGCGGCTTCGACGGGGGTGAAATCGCGATCCCGCTCGAATGGCAGCGTATCCAGATGTCGGAGATCGAGATCGTGATGAGCGCCAGCTTCGCCTATCGCGACATCTATCCCGAACAGGGCATGGTGCTGGACCTGCTGGCAAAGGGAAAGCTCGACGCGAAGAGCCTGATCACGCACCGGTTCGACCTGGATCACATCAACGAGGCGTTCGAAACCGCCGACGGGAAGGAAGAGACGGGGGCCGTGTTCGTTGCGATCACGATATCGTGA
- a CDS encoding SDR family oxidoreductase produces the protein MTDRIDLTGKRILVTGGTTGIGLATVAQLVRHGARVLTFGRHQESLDHALEQAGSGPGTVAGLVADAATKEGIDTVFAHMDETLGGIDMLVTSAALGAQPIHEMEEDSWRYVVETNLIGTLASARRAILRMDAQGGGHLLFVGSISTEIKAVGESVYAATKAGIQAFAETLRKEVAEKNIKVSVIQPGSVSTPMQECSDDQKEQAIADHEMLYADEIAETIVFALTRSERADIVNLRIEPRVQKTS, from the coding sequence ATGACTGACAGGATCGACCTGACCGGCAAGCGCATTCTGGTGACCGGCGGAACGACCGGCATCGGCCTTGCGACGGTCGCGCAACTCGTCCGGCACGGCGCGCGCGTGCTGACCTTCGGCCGCCACCAGGAAAGCCTCGACCACGCGCTCGAACAGGCGGGGTCCGGGCCCGGCACCGTCGCAGGTCTAGTCGCGGATGCTGCAACGAAGGAGGGGATCGACACGGTCTTCGCGCATATGGACGAGACGTTGGGCGGGATCGACATGCTCGTGACCTCCGCCGCGCTCGGGGCGCAACCGATCCATGAGATGGAGGAGGATTCCTGGCGCTATGTCGTCGAAACCAACCTGATCGGTACGCTCGCCAGCGCCCGCCGGGCGATCCTGCGGATGGATGCGCAGGGCGGGGGGCACCTGCTGTTCGTCGGATCGATCAGCACCGAGATCAAGGCGGTCGGCGAGAGCGTCTACGCCGCGACCAAGGCAGGTATCCAGGCCTTCGCGGAAACGCTTCGCAAGGAGGTCGCGGAAAAGAACATCAAGGTCAGCGTGATCCAGCCGGGGTCCGTCTCCACCCCCATGCAGGAGTGCAGCGACGATCAGAAGGAACAGGCGATCGCCGATCACGAGATGCTCTACGCCGACGAGATCGCCGAAACGATCGTCTTCGCACTGACCCGCTCCGAACGCGCAGACATCGTCAATCTTCGCATCGAACCGCGCGTACAGAAGACGAGCTGA
- a CDS encoding ferritin-like domain-containing protein has protein sequence MSTSPDTLETLFVTGAVNLHAVEKQALSIMTPQVARIEHYPEIADRLQAHIEETNAQIARLDEILATFDTSASALKDAGLSFTGSMAAISHSVAGDEILKNSFANYAFEHFEIAAYKSLLTLAEDAGITQATALLQQSLREEQSMAQWIDEALPMVTRRYASLYADGGASASKV, from the coding sequence ATGAGCACGTCACCCGATACGCTGGAGACCCTCTTCGTCACCGGCGCCGTCAATCTGCACGCGGTGGAGAAGCAGGCGCTCTCGATCATGACGCCGCAGGTCGCCCGTATCGAACATTATCCCGAGATCGCGGATCGGTTGCAGGCGCATATCGAGGAGACCAACGCGCAGATCGCGCGGCTGGACGAGATATTGGCGACGTTCGACACCAGTGCTTCGGCGCTTAAGGATGCGGGGCTTAGCTTTACCGGGAGCATGGCGGCGATCTCGCACAGCGTGGCGGGGGACGAGATCCTCAAGAACAGCTTCGCCAATTACGCGTTCGAGCATTTCGAGATCGCTGCGTACAAGTCGTTGCTGACGCTGGCAGAGGATGCTGGGATCACCCAGGCGACCGCGTTGTTGCAGCAATCCCTGCGCGAAGAGCAGAGCATGGCGCAGTGGATCGACGAAGCGTTGCCGATGGTGACCCGTCGTTACGCATCGCTCTACGCTGATGGCGGCGCAAGCGCATCCAAGGTTTGA
- a CDS encoding manganese catalase family protein: MYYHDKRLQYPVHVTNPDPAFARMLQQAIGGVEGEIRVCMQYFFQAWGNRAPTTKYRDMLLHTATEEIGHIEMLATAVALNLEKAPTHLQEEGVKDSIVGAVMGGENPRHSIEGIIHKNLLSGGMAAMPMDSDGVPFNMSHIYASGNVAADMYCNVAAESTGRVLAVRLFNAAHDEGMKKMLHYMIARDTMHQQQWLAVIEELGAEAMNLPIPNSFPQDMEDQQNNYNFYATSVDGTFPEGRWTSGPSMDGKGEFTVFRNEPLGDEPVMGPARPDSGAQNQQIG, encoded by the coding sequence ATGTATTATCATGACAAACGACTGCAGTATCCGGTTCACGTGACGAACCCCGATCCTGCATTCGCACGCATGCTTCAGCAGGCGATCGGCGGCGTCGAAGGAGAGATTCGCGTCTGCATGCAGTATTTCTTCCAGGCGTGGGGCAATCGCGCGCCGACGACCAAATACCGTGATATGCTGTTGCACACGGCGACCGAAGAGATCGGTCATATCGAGATGCTGGCGACGGCCGTCGCGCTGAATCTCGAGAAGGCGCCGACGCACCTTCAGGAAGAGGGCGTGAAGGACAGCATCGTCGGTGCGGTAATGGGCGGGGAAAATCCCCGTCACAGCATCGAGGGTATCATCCACAAGAACCTGCTCTCCGGCGGGATGGCGGCGATGCCGATGGATTCCGACGGCGTGCCGTTCAACATGAGTCATATCTACGCAAGCGGGAACGTCGCGGCGGATATGTACTGCAACGTGGCGGCCGAAAGCACCGGTCGTGTTCTCGCCGTGCGGTTGTTCAACGCTGCGCACGACGAGGGCATGAAGAAGATGCTCCATTACATGATCGCGCGTGACACGATGCACCAGCAGCAGTGGCTCGCAGTCATCGAAGAGCTTGGCGCCGAAGCCATGAACCTGCCGATCCCCAACAGCTTCCCGCAGGACATGGAAGACCAGCAGAACAACTATAATTTCTACGCGACCTCGGTCGACGGGACGTTTCCGGAAGGTCGCTGGACGTCAGGTCCATCGATGGACGGCAAGGGCGAGTTCACCGTGTTCCGCAACGAACCGCTCGGCGATGAGCCGGTGATGGGACCGGCACGCCCCGACAGCGGCGCGCAGAACCAGCAGATTGGTTGA
- a CDS encoding MBL fold metallo-hydrolase yields the protein MKVHHLNCGTCCPMGGHLFDGYSTGISAHLVCHCLLIETENGLVLVDTGYGTRDIARQSDRLSKFFLALNRPQLRTEETAIAQVRRLGFDPNDVRHIVVTHLDFDHAGGIEDFPRARVHVTAREKEVADERNGGTFVSRKRYRPQQWDDAANWSLYPLGGGEPWFGFDAVRDLQGLPPEILLVPLAGHTWGHAGIAIREDDGRWLFYAGDAYFQNGEVRGDRRTCPPGLRAYQRLMQVDAKARMTNQHRLRALVQEQGNALRIFCAHDLTEFEHLSAGNDGVERPSIIASGLR from the coding sequence ATGAAGGTACATCATCTGAATTGCGGGACATGCTGCCCGATGGGTGGTCATCTGTTCGACGGCTACAGCACCGGCATTTCGGCGCACCTGGTATGCCACTGCCTACTGATCGAGACGGAGAACGGCCTCGTTCTCGTCGATACCGGCTATGGCACGCGGGATATCGCGCGACAAAGCGATCGCCTGTCGAAGTTCTTTCTGGCGCTGAACCGACCGCAGTTGCGGACCGAGGAAACCGCAATCGCGCAGGTCCGCCGGCTAGGCTTCGATCCGAACGACGTCCGGCACATCGTCGTGACGCATCTCGATTTCGATCATGCCGGCGGTATCGAGGATTTCCCCCGCGCGCGCGTCCACGTCACCGCGCGCGAAAAGGAAGTCGCGGACGAACGCAATGGCGGCACCTTCGTATCGCGCAAACGCTATCGACCACAGCAATGGGACGACGCGGCAAACTGGTCGCTATACCCGCTCGGCGGGGGCGAGCCGTGGTTCGGGTTCGACGCCGTCCGTGATTTGCAGGGCCTGCCACCCGAGATCCTGCTGGTCCCGCTCGCCGGTCATACCTGGGGCCATGCCGGAATCGCGATCCGCGAGGATGATGGCCGCTGGTTATTCTATGCGGGCGACGCCTATTTTCAGAATGGCGAGGTCCGGGGGGATCGTCGGACCTGTCCGCCAGGCCTCCGCGCATATCAGCGACTGATGCAGGTGGACGCGAAGGCACGGATGACCAATCAACATCGGCTGCGGGCGCTCGTGCAGGAGCAAGGAAACGCGCTCAGAATTTTTTGCGCACATGACCTGACGGAGTTCGAGCATCTTTCCGCCGGAAACGATGGCGTCGAAAGGCCTTCGATCATCGCCAGCGGACTTCGGTAG
- a CDS encoding DUF6894 family protein yields the protein MTTYSLNICDRTGMVLRIEPVNANDAQTALIEANRLFCRLASSPSGLLDQHGRIDVTDSDGRTVARLVMTESIAAMR from the coding sequence ATGACAACGTATTCGCTCAATATTTGCGACCGGACTGGAATGGTCCTGCGCATCGAACCCGTGAACGCAAATGACGCACAGACGGCGTTGATCGAGGCGAACCGCCTGTTCTGCAGACTTGCTTCAAGTCCGTCCGGGCTGTTGGATCAGCACGGTCGTATCGATGTTACCGATAGCGACGGGCGAACCGTGGCCCGGTTGGTGATGACCGAGTCGATTGCCGCGATGCGCTGA